One Brassica oleracea var. oleracea cultivar TO1000 chromosome C7, BOL, whole genome shotgun sequence genomic window carries:
- the LOC106301499 gene encoding probable WRKY transcription factor 11 isoform X2, translating into MAVDLMRFPKMDDQKAIQEAASQGLQSMEHLIRVLSTNPPERNNNVDCSEITDFTVSKFKTVISLLNRTGHARFRRGPVASPQKHQSQIAKPEAAPVVVSQPSRPTAKLLPAVVAAPSSQPSITLDFTKPTVFGSSSKSSEMDFAKENFSVSLNSSYMSSAITGDGSVSKGSSIFLASQPVNSSGKPPLAGHPYRRRCAEHEHSENFSGKISGSGHGKCHCKKRKNKVKRTIRVPAISSKIADIPPDEYSWRKYGQKPIKGSPHPRGYYKCSTFKECPARKHVERALDDPSMLIVTYEWEHDHNPSAMQQNVSSPGVNDFVFNSA; encoded by the exons ATGGCCGTCGATCTAATGCGCTTTCCTAAGATGGACGATCAAAAGGCTATCCAAGAGGCTGCATCGCAAGGCTTACAGAGCATGGAGCATCTGATCCGCGTCCTCTCCACTAACCCCCCCGAGCGTAACAACAACGTTGACTGCTCCGAGATAACCGACTTCACCGTTTCCAAATTCAAAACGGTTATTTCTCTACTTAACCGTACTGGTCACGCCCGGTTCAGACGCGGACCGGTTGCGTCTCCTCAGAAACACCAGAGCCAAATCGCTAAACCCGAGGCGGCTCCGGTCGTTGTTTCTCAGCCGTCTAGACCAACGGCGAAGCTTCTTCCGGCGGTCGTGGCGGCTCCGTCGAGCCAGCCGAGCATAACTCTGGATTTCACTAAACCCACCGTCTTTGGATCCAGCTCCAAGAGCTCCGAGATGGACTTCGCCAAGGAGAACTTCAGCGTGTCGTTGAACTCTTCCTACATGTCGTCGGCGATAACCGGCGACGGCAGCGTCTCCAAGGGATCTTCGATCTTCCTCGCGTCGCAGCCTGTAAACTCCTCCGGTAAGCCACCGTTGGCAGGCCATCCTTACAGAAGAAGATGCGCAGAGCACGAGCACTCCGAGAATTTTTCCGGGAAGATCTCCGGCTCCGGCCACGGGAAGTGCCACTGTAAGAAAAG AAAAAATAAAGTGAAGAGAACCATCAGGGTACCGGCGATAAGCTCTAAGATCGCCGATATTCCACCGGACGAGTATTCGTGGAGGAAGTACGGTCAAAAACCAATCAAGGGCTCACCACACCCACG TGGTTACTACAAGTGCAGTACGTTTAAAGAGTGTCCGGCGAGGAAACACGTGGAACGAGCTTTGGATGATCCATCGATGCTTATCGTGACTTATGAATGGGAGCACGATCACAACCCGTCCGCGATGCAACAGAATGTTTCTTCTCCGGGAGTTAATGATTTTGTGTTTAATTCGGCTTGA
- the LOC106301499 gene encoding probable WRKY transcription factor 11 isoform X1 encodes MAVDLMRFPKMDDQKAIQEAASQGLQSMEHLIRVLSTNPPERNNNVDCSEITDFTVSKFKTVISLLNRTGHARFRRGPVASPQKHQSQIAKPEAAPVVVSQPSRPTAKLLPAVVAAPSSQPSITLDFTKPTVFGSSSKSSEMDFAKENFSVSLNSSYMSSAITGDGSVSKGSSIFLASQPVNSSGKPPLAGHPYRRRCAEHEHSENFSGKISGSGHGKCHCKKSRKNKVKRTIRVPAISSKIADIPPDEYSWRKYGQKPIKGSPHPRGYYKCSTFKECPARKHVERALDDPSMLIVTYEWEHDHNPSAMQQNVSSPGVNDFVFNSA; translated from the exons ATGGCCGTCGATCTAATGCGCTTTCCTAAGATGGACGATCAAAAGGCTATCCAAGAGGCTGCATCGCAAGGCTTACAGAGCATGGAGCATCTGATCCGCGTCCTCTCCACTAACCCCCCCGAGCGTAACAACAACGTTGACTGCTCCGAGATAACCGACTTCACCGTTTCCAAATTCAAAACGGTTATTTCTCTACTTAACCGTACTGGTCACGCCCGGTTCAGACGCGGACCGGTTGCGTCTCCTCAGAAACACCAGAGCCAAATCGCTAAACCCGAGGCGGCTCCGGTCGTTGTTTCTCAGCCGTCTAGACCAACGGCGAAGCTTCTTCCGGCGGTCGTGGCGGCTCCGTCGAGCCAGCCGAGCATAACTCTGGATTTCACTAAACCCACCGTCTTTGGATCCAGCTCCAAGAGCTCCGAGATGGACTTCGCCAAGGAGAACTTCAGCGTGTCGTTGAACTCTTCCTACATGTCGTCGGCGATAACCGGCGACGGCAGCGTCTCCAAGGGATCTTCGATCTTCCTCGCGTCGCAGCCTGTAAACTCCTCCGGTAAGCCACCGTTGGCAGGCCATCCTTACAGAAGAAGATGCGCAGAGCACGAGCACTCCGAGAATTTTTCCGGGAAGATCTCCGGCTCCGGCCACGGGAAGTGCCACTGTAAGAAAAG CAGAAAAAATAAAGTGAAGAGAACCATCAGGGTACCGGCGATAAGCTCTAAGATCGCCGATATTCCACCGGACGAGTATTCGTGGAGGAAGTACGGTCAAAAACCAATCAAGGGCTCACCACACCCACG TGGTTACTACAAGTGCAGTACGTTTAAAGAGTGTCCGGCGAGGAAACACGTGGAACGAGCTTTGGATGATCCATCGATGCTTATCGTGACTTATGAATGGGAGCACGATCACAACCCGTCCGCGATGCAACAGAATGTTTCTTCTCCGGGAGTTAATGATTTTGTGTTTAATTCGGCTTGA